The following proteins are co-located in the Xanthocytophaga agilis genome:
- a CDS encoding nuclear transport factor 2 family protein: MTLPKVVDDLVAAQNTFDSVAYANCFSETAVVSDEGKTHKGRKEIEHWIADANERYKAVMKPVSFEKNETESLLKAEVSGTFPGSPILMTFHFEIADELIQSLKTTV; encoded by the coding sequence ATGACCTTACCTAAAGTAGTAGACGACTTAGTCGCAGCACAGAACACCTTTGATAGTGTTGCCTATGCCAATTGTTTTTCCGAAACAGCGGTAGTATCTGATGAGGGAAAAACGCACAAAGGAAGAAAAGAAATAGAACATTGGATTGCAGATGCCAACGAACGATACAAGGCTGTCATGAAGCCCGTCAGCTTTGAAAAAAACGAAACGGAAAGCCTTTTAAAAGCAGAAGTCTCAGGAACGTTTCCCGGAAGTCCAATTTTAATGACGTTTCATTTTGAAATAGCTGATGAATTGATACAGTCATTGAAAACTACAGTTTAG